One stretch of Paenibacillus sp. FSL R5-0341 DNA includes these proteins:
- the kduI gene encoding 5-dehydro-4-deoxy-D-glucuronate isomerase has protein sequence MENRYAAHPNEVKTYDTSRLREEFLMEQLFATDELVTVYSHVDRYIVGTAVPESKDITLEVNLKDIGTNFFLERREIGIINVGGHGTVTADGQGYEIGAKECLYIGRGVKEVVFTSSDKAQPAQFYFVSTPAHHTYPTVKATQEQAQPNHLGSIETSNERTIYRYIHQGEGGIQSCQLVMGITELDKGNMWNTMPAHTHNRRSEVYLYWNLPEDGVVFHMMGEPNETRHLVVRDRQAIISPSWSIHSGVGTSNYTFCWAMAGENQTFEDMDGVAMKDLK, from the coding sequence ATGGAAAATCGCTATGCTGCACATCCCAATGAAGTGAAAACGTATGATACATCTCGCCTGCGTGAGGAATTTTTGATGGAGCAACTGTTCGCAACTGATGAATTGGTAACGGTATATTCTCATGTGGATCGTTATATTGTGGGAACGGCTGTACCTGAGAGCAAGGACATTACCCTTGAAGTAAACCTGAAGGATATCGGAACAAACTTTTTCCTGGAGCGTCGTGAAATCGGTATTATTAATGTTGGTGGTCACGGAACAGTAACAGCAGATGGACAAGGCTATGAGATTGGAGCAAAGGAATGTCTCTACATCGGTAGAGGTGTGAAGGAAGTTGTGTTCACGAGCAGTGACAAGGCTCAGCCTGCCCAATTCTATTTTGTATCCACACCGGCTCACCACACCTATCCAACAGTAAAAGCAACACAAGAACAAGCTCAGCCGAATCATCTGGGCAGCATCGAAACATCCAATGAGCGTACGATCTATCGATATATTCACCAAGGAGAAGGTGGAATCCAGAGCTGTCAGCTGGTGATGGGCATTACCGAACTCGACAAGGGTAACATGTGGAACACCATGCCTGCACATACCCATAATCGCCGTTCCGAAGTATACTTGTACTGGAACTTGCCTGAAGACGGTGTTGTATTCCACATGATGGGCGAGCCGAACGAAACACGCCATCTGGTTGTGCGCGATCGTCAGGCAATCATCTCGCCAAGCTGGTCCATTCACAGTGGTGTGGGTACGAGCAATTACACCTTCTGTTGGGCGATGGCTGGTGAGAACCAGACGTTCGAAGATATGGACGGCGTAGCGATGAAAGACCTGAAATAA
- the cyoD gene encoding cytochrome o ubiquinol oxidase subunit IV: protein MSGHNSHDSHGHEQHGSLKSYVIGFILSVVLTIIPLVVVLNDMMERTGTLIVVLGTAALQFVVQLFFFMHIRETEKPRWNVMALIFGLLIMMTIVIGSIWIMLNNAVAH, encoded by the coding sequence ATGTCAGGGCACAACTCACATGATTCCCACGGTCATGAGCAACATGGTTCACTGAAGTCCTATGTCATCGGCTTCATTCTGTCCGTCGTTCTGACAATCATTCCACTTGTGGTGGTTCTCAATGATATGATGGAAAGAACAGGAACACTCATTGTTGTTCTAGGTACAGCAGCACTTCAGTTCGTGGTTCAACTCTTCTTCTTCATGCATATTCGTGAAACAGAAAAACCGCGCTGGAATGTTATGGCTCTTATCTTCGGTTTGCTGATCATGATGACTATCGTGATCGGTTCGATCTGGATCATGCTTAACAACGCTGTTGCACATTAA
- the cyoC gene encoding cytochrome o ubiquinol oxidase subunit III, translated as MAQAAAKHGENHAHGHDHGHHDPQEMKILGFWFFLISDVILFSVLFATFIVLRDNTAGGPILSELIKMPGVIAETFILLTSSFTSGLAVLAMNQGKVKQLISWLAVTAVLGASFIALEVYEFIELIHEGFSFTTSAASGAFFTLVGTHGLHVSLGLIWMIGLMFQLKKRGITDVTRGKINVISLYWHFLDVVWIFLLSIVYLMGVM; from the coding sequence ATGGCTCAAGCAGCCGCTAAGCACGGTGAGAATCATGCACATGGTCACGACCATGGACATCATGATCCACAGGAAATGAAAATTCTCGGATTCTGGTTCTTCCTGATTTCCGACGTTATCCTGTTCTCCGTATTGTTCGCAACCTTCATTGTGTTGCGTGACAATACGGCGGGCGGACCGATTTTGTCTGAATTGATCAAAATGCCTGGCGTTATCGCCGAGACATTTATCTTGCTCACAAGTTCATTTACGAGCGGCCTTGCCGTTCTGGCAATGAATCAGGGTAAAGTAAAACAATTAATCAGTTGGCTGGCTGTTACAGCTGTTCTGGGTGCGAGCTTTATCGCTCTTGAGGTATATGAGTTTATTGAGTTGATTCACGAAGGGTTTAGCTTTACAACGAGTGCTGCTTCTGGCGCATTCTTCACCCTTGTGGGTACTCACGGACTTCACGTATCGCTTGGTCTGATCTGGATGATCGGACTCATGTTCCAACTGAAAAAACGTGGTATTACCGATGTTACTCGCGGTAAAATCAACGTTATCAGCTTGTATTGGCACTTCTTGGACGTCGTATGGATTTTCCTCCTGTCGATCGTCTATCTCATGGGGGTGATGTAG